In Acidobacteriota bacterium, the following are encoded in one genomic region:
- a CDS encoding helix-turn-helix domain-containing protein, producing MPEHPQPTREALELLARPWKPNILWYLRFESLTFSRLRRKLGGVSREVLVQHLRALERDGLVQRHPQEERLEFSLTPLASTLEPTLDRLYEWWHRHMTDVRRAQESYDQRIAPSPPPPAAGYESRP from the coding sequence ATGCCAGAGCACCCTCAGCCAACCCGTGAAGCCCTCGAGCTCCTCGCCCGACCCTGGAAGCCCAACATTCTGTGGTACTTGCGCTTCGAGTCCCTGACCTTCAGCCGGCTCCGGCGCAAGCTGGGGGGCGTGTCGCGGGAGGTCCTGGTCCAGCACCTCCGCGCCCTCGAACGGGACGGACTGGTGCAGCGACACCCCCAGGAGGAGCGCCTCGAGTTCTCGCTGACGCCGCTGGCCTCGACCCTCGAGCCGACCCTCGACCGCCTGTACGAGTGGTGGCACCGCCACATGACGGACGTCCGCCGGGCCCAGGAGAGCTACGACCAGCGGATCGCCCCCTCCCCACCGCCGCCGGCGGCAGGGTACGAGTCACGGCCCTAG
- a CDS encoding 5'-nucleotidase C-terminal domain-containing protein, whose product MSRPHPPLARLFAALLVLSACVSTPPAPVAPDPPPIALLALHDVPRIAGVDAGQRGGLARLRTLRAELEQEHPGLLMLHAGNFLGPSLASRLFAGEQMVDVLNLLDGDGEAFDRRLFVTFGPRELELRDAAELDRRLEQSDFRWLATNLWIDEHAGIPLLASDRRIGTALVETGPWKVGLFSLTTERTRPPWVLDFYDRYDTAASACQTLRRAGADVVIALTHLDVTDDEVLLTHLGDAGPDLMIGGHDHRQTAVEVGGRWIVKASADARSVAFVTVEPRPDGAPLVEHRFLDLGPEEPLPDPQVAALVEDWQRRVDRRYCEQRLGRAEGCLAQVVGQTATELVAERRTIRSAETNLGNWITDQMIDYFQSAVPAGAPLVAFVNAGSLRLHQDVPAGPIDRRQVEELFAHPAPLRLLRIDGATLRQVVERSVESGSGNRGWLQIGGFAFRHDPQAETANDLTLLAPDGPRPLTDADVVYAATVDFLINPELGDQDGFRMLRRADLVSSGVDLRDLVLYGLAKAGEAGISPTREGRICSPRRPSPCLAVSGDGS is encoded by the coding sequence GTGTCGCGACCGCATCCTCCCCTCGCTCGACTCTTCGCCGCGCTGCTCGTCCTCTCCGCCTGCGTCTCCACGCCGCCCGCACCGGTCGCGCCGGATCCGCCGCCGATCGCCCTGCTGGCCCTCCATGACGTGCCTCGCATCGCCGGCGTCGATGCCGGCCAACGGGGCGGCCTGGCGCGCCTGCGCACCTTGCGCGCCGAGCTCGAGCAAGAGCATCCTGGCCTGCTGATGCTGCATGCCGGAAACTTCCTCGGCCCGTCCTTGGCCAGCCGGCTGTTCGCCGGTGAGCAGATGGTGGACGTGCTCAACCTCCTCGATGGCGACGGCGAGGCCTTCGACCGGCGCCTGTTCGTCACCTTCGGTCCTCGCGAGCTCGAGCTGAGGGACGCCGCCGAGCTCGACCGCCGCCTCGAGCAGTCCGACTTCCGCTGGCTGGCGACCAATCTCTGGATCGACGAGCACGCCGGCATTCCGCTCTTGGCCTCGGATCGCCGGATCGGCACCGCTCTGGTCGAAACCGGTCCCTGGAAAGTGGGTTTGTTCAGTCTCACCACGGAGCGGACTCGACCGCCCTGGGTGCTCGACTTCTACGACCGCTACGACACCGCCGCCAGCGCCTGCCAGACCCTGCGCCGGGCCGGAGCCGATGTGGTGATCGCCCTCACCCACCTCGACGTCACCGACGACGAAGTCCTTCTCACCCACCTCGGCGACGCCGGACCGGACCTGATGATCGGCGGCCATGATCACCGACAAACCGCCGTCGAAGTAGGCGGCCGCTGGATTGTGAAGGCCAGTGCCGACGCCCGCAGCGTCGCCTTCGTGACCGTCGAGCCTCGCCCGGACGGCGCGCCGCTGGTGGAGCATCGCTTCCTCGATCTGGGCCCGGAGGAACCGCTGCCCGATCCGCAGGTGGCGGCGCTGGTCGAAGATTGGCAGCGGCGGGTCGACCGCCGCTACTGCGAACAGCGCCTGGGTCGCGCCGAGGGATGCCTCGCCCAGGTGGTCGGCCAGACCGCCACCGAGCTCGTCGCCGAGCGGAGGACCATCCGCAGCGCCGAGACCAATCTCGGCAACTGGATCACCGATCAGATGATCGACTACTTCCAGTCGGCGGTACCGGCAGGCGCGCCGCTGGTGGCCTTTGTCAACGCCGGCAGCCTGCGCCTGCATCAGGACGTCCCGGCCGGACCGATCGATCGGCGCCAGGTCGAAGAGCTCTTCGCCCACCCGGCCCCGCTCCGCCTGCTGCGAATCGATGGCGCCACCCTGCGGCAGGTGGTCGAGCGCTCCGTCGAGAGTGGGTCTGGCAATCGCGGGTGGCTACAGATCGGCGGTTTCGCCTTCCGTCACGATCCGCAGGCGGAGACGGCCAACGATCTCACCCTGCTGGCCCCGGACGGACCGCGTCCGCTCACCGACGCCGACGTCGTCTACGCCGCGACGGTCGACTTCTTGATCAATCCGGAGCTCGGCGACCAGGACGGTTTTCGCATGCTCCGCCGCGCCGACCTCGTCTCCTCCGGCGTCGACCTGCGCGACTTGGTGCTCTACGGCCTCGCCAAAGCCGGTGAGGCGGGGATTTCCCCGACCCGCGAAGGCCGCATCTGCTCGCCACGGCGACCGAGCCCCTGTTTGGCCGTGTCCGGCGACGGATCTTAG
- a CDS encoding outer membrane beta-barrel protein — translation MSHFIHRSLLVVAALAIALPLAAQGRHASDDNSFRVRAGLFTPDGESAYWQDNESFFASSADDFEDVVIGADFRWHLGPRSALQLSVDVYSGEEDLAYADFVDFFGDPIVHTTTLDVASVTAAYVVDLTSRSSPVIPYVGVGGGVYDWTLEESGDFIDFNLVEPEVFTDTFQASDTTLGWYFLAGVEVPISAQMSVFAEGRWQDVDEELGDDFDGLGSLDLSGRNLYGGFAWSF, via the coding sequence ATGAGTCACTTTATCCATCGGTCGCTGTTGGTAGTGGCCGCCTTGGCTATCGCTCTACCGCTCGCCGCCCAGGGGCGGCACGCTTCCGACGACAACTCGTTCCGCGTCCGGGCAGGACTGTTCACCCCCGACGGCGAGTCGGCCTATTGGCAGGACAACGAGTCCTTCTTCGCTTCGTCAGCGGATGACTTCGAGGACGTCGTGATCGGGGCCGACTTCCGTTGGCATCTCGGGCCGCGCAGTGCCCTGCAGCTCTCGGTCGACGTCTACAGCGGCGAGGAAGACCTGGCCTACGCGGACTTCGTCGATTTCTTCGGTGATCCGATCGTCCACACCACCACCCTCGATGTGGCCTCCGTCACCGCCGCCTACGTGGTCGATCTGACGTCCCGCTCTTCGCCGGTGATTCCCTATGTCGGCGTCGGAGGCGGGGTGTACGACTGGACCCTCGAGGAGTCCGGTGACTTCATCGACTTCAACCTGGTCGAGCCGGAGGTCTTCACCGACACCTTCCAGGCCAGCGACACCACCCTCGGCTGGTATTTCCTGGCCGGTGTCGAGGTGCCCATCAGTGCCCAGATGTCGGTCTTCGCCGAGGGCCGATGGCAGGATGTCGACGAAGAGCTGGGAGACGACTTCGACGGCCTCGGCAGCCTCGACCTCTCGGGGCGCAACCTCTACGGCGGCTTCGCCTGGAGCTTTTGA